A window of Cytobacillus sp. FSL H8-0458 genomic DNA:
CTGAATGAAACGCTGCCCCCTATGAATACGACAGCCGAGAATATGGTTGTTTGGATTTATGAAAAAATGCAAGAAAGCCTGCAAAACAGAATAGAGCAATATGACGGTGCAAGAGTTGAATTTGTGCGCCTTTTTGAAACTCCTACAAGCTATGCTGAAGCAAGAAGGGAGTGGATGGAGATTGAGTAAGATTCCTGTACTGGAAATCTTCGGGCCGACCATTCAGGGGGAAGGAATGGTGATTGGCCAGAAAACGATGTTCGTCCGTACAGCAGGCTGTGATTATTCCTGCAGCTGGTGTGATTCCTCCTTTACCTGGGATGGAAGTGCGAAGGACAGCATCCGCCAAATGGAACCGGATGAAATTTGGAAGGAGCTTAAAGAACTCGGCGGGGACGGATTTTCTTTCGTAACCATTTCGGGCGGCAATCCGGCTCTTCTGAAAAATTTGGGTGAATTAATTTCTCTGCTTAAAGCTGATCGTATTAAGCTCTGCCTAGAAACACAGGGAAGCCGCTGGCAGGATTGGTTTTATGAAATTGATGAACTGACCTTGTCCCCAAAGCCGCCGAGTTCAGGCATGAATACGGACTTCGATGTGCTCGATCTGATCGTGAATAAACTGCAGGCCTGCAGAAGGGAAGATCAGCAGTTCTCTCTGAAGATCGTTGTTTTTGATGATGCGGATTATGAATATGCCAAAAACGTGTATCAGCGCTATCCAGGGGTTCCGTTTTATCTGCAAGTGGGAAATGATGATACGGTAACAGCAGACGACAGGAATTTACTGCAGAGGCTGCTTGATAAATATGACTGGCTTATTGAAAAAACGATTCATGACAGTGAGCTGAAAGATGTGAAAGTACTTCCGCAGCTGCATACCTATGTATGGGGCAATAAGCGGGGAGTGTAGCATCCGGAAATCCCGCATTCAAGATGCGGGGTTATTTTTGTTATGTAAGTTGCAATATATGACAGATTCCGGGCAATTTATGATATTATACGTTTGAACTTAACAAGGCATACATACTGTAAATTTCTATAGATAGGGAGAGTTAGATGACAGATAACACCATTATCCGTTTTAATTCGGTGACAAAAAGATATGATAATGACCCACCTGTTTTAAAAAATGTCAGCTTCGAAATTGAACGCGGGAAGTTCTATACCCTGTTGGGGCCATCGGGCTGCGGCAAAACGACGATTTTGCGGCTGATTGCCGGCTTTACTGAACCTTCTGAGGGGGATATTTATTTTAATGGAAAAATCATTAATCTTGTTCCCGCCAACAAAAGACAAGTAAATACGGTTTTTCAGGATTACGCCCTGTTTCCGCATCTGAATGTTTATGAAAACATTGCATTCGGCTTAAAAATCAAAAAAATGAAGAAAGCGGATATCGAGAAGAAAGTAAAAGAAGCACTGAGGTTTGTAAATCTTGAAGGCTATGAAAACCGGGAAATTAAAGAAATGTCAGGCGGGCAGCGCCAGCGTGTTGCCATCGCAAGGGCCATTGTCAATGAGCCTGAGGTCATTCTCCTGGATGAGCCCCTATCCGCACTTGACCTGAAGCTGCGTACTGAAATGCAGTATGAGCTTAGGGAACTGCAGAGAAATCTTGGCATCACATTTATTTTCGTTACACATGACCAGGAGGAAGCACTGGCCATGTCAGATGAAATCTTCGTGCTTAACAGCGGAAGCATCGAGCAGAGCGGAACTCCTACTGATATTTATGACGAGCCGATCAATCGCTTTGTAGCTGATTTTATTGGGGAATCCAATATTGTTGCCGGAACGATGATCAAGGATTATCAGGTACAGTTTGCCGGGAAGTTATTTGAGTGTGTTGACGGAGGCTTTGAGCCGAATGAAGAAGTTGAGATCGTGATCCGGCCTGAAGACCTCGCTATTACAGCCCCGGATGATGGGAAGCTGAAGGTTAAAGTTGACTCCCAGCTTTTCAGGGGAGTGCATTATGAGATTAGCTGCTATGACAGCGATGGCAATGAGTGGCTCGTCCATTCAACCAAAAAAGCGACCGTTGGAGATCTAATTGGCCTTCATTTCGACCCTGAAGCCATTCACGTCATGAGGCATGGGGAAACCGAAGAGGAATTTGATAAGCGTCTGGAAGCTTATGAAGAGGGAAGCCATGAGAACTAATTCCCGCAATTTTTATTTAATTCCTTATGTGCTTTGGATTGCCCTCTTTGTTGTGACACCTTTGCTTCTTGTCCTATATTATTCGTTCTTTGATATTGAAGGGCATTTCACATTTGAGAATTATCGGAAATTCTTTACGCCTGTTTATTTAAAGATGACTCTCAGCTCTTTTTGGTATGCTTTTTTAATAACGTTATTTTCATTGCTGATCGCATATCCAACAGCCTACTTGCTTACGAAAACGAAGCATAAGCAGTTGTGGCTCTTACTGATCATCCTGCCATCCTGGATTAATCTGCTTTTGAAAGCGTATGCTTTCCTTGGCATCTTCGGGACATATGGCGCTGCTAATAGCTTTCTGGAAGCGATGGGAATTGGCGGAAGGCAAATCCTGTTTACGGATTTCAGCTTTATCTTTGTGTCGGTCTATATTTTTCTTCCTTTTATGATATTGCCGATATTTAATTCTTTGGATGAATTGAATCCGACGCTTTTGGATGCTTCCAATGATTTGGGCGGTTCTTCCTGGGTAACATTCAAGCGTGTTATCTTTCCGTTGACACTGGATGGCGTGAAAGCAGGATGCCAGATTGTCTTTATCCCTGCTTTATCATTATTCATGCTGACAAGACTGATTGCAGGAAACCGTGTCATCACTCTTGGAACCGCCATTGAGCAGCATTTTCTTGTGACACAGGATTGGGGAATGGGCTCTACCATTGCCGTCTTCCTGATTATTGCCATGGTGCTCATTATGGTGCTGACAGGCAGAAGAAAGCGGGGGATCCTATAAATGAAAAATAACAGGAAATGGCCGGCAGTTTATTTGGCTCTTATCTTTATCATCCTGTACGCCCCGATCTTTTATTTGATCTTTTATTCATTCAACAGCGGAGGGACCATGTATCAGTTCGAAGGATTTACTTTGGATTGGTATCGGGAGCTGTTTGCGGATACCCGATTGCTCATCATTGTTCTGAACACGGTTATTATTGCTCTTTTATCTGCAGCGATATCCACCATCATTGGAGTAGCCGGGGCACTTGCGATTGCTTATGCACGAAAGCGCAGAGTGAAAAACACACTGTTGTCATTGAATAATGTGCTGATTGTCAGTCCGGATGTTATTATTGGCGCGTCGTTTTTAATTCTCTTTACGATGATTGGACTTAAGCTTGGATTTGTATCTGTTTTACTGGCACACATTGCCTTCAGTGTTCCGATTGTCGTCCTGATGGTTTTGCCGAAGATTGAAGAGATGAACACCTCGATGATTTATGCTGCCATGGATCTTGGTGCCAGCAGGTTGGATGTACTGACTAAGGTCATACTCCCTTATATCACTCCTGGAATTTTCGCAGGCTTTTTCATGGCCCTGACCTATTCCCTGGATGATTTTGCCGTCACTTTCTTTGTTACAGGTAATGGCTTTACCACTTTGTCTGTTGAGATTTATTCACTGGCAAGAAGGGGAGTTTCACTAAATATTAATGCTTTATCCGCTTTGCTTTTCCTATTTACCATCATTCTGGTTACAGGCTATTACTTTATTACAAAGCGCAATGAGAAACCGAATGGAATGGGGGTAAGGCAATGAAGAAGCTGATTCAGGCGCTCGCCGCCGTATTAATCGTTTCATTTGCCTTGTTGTACATCGTTTCCGGACTGAATTCCTCCCAGGGCTACACAAGCGGCAATACATTGACCATTTTTAACTGGGGCGATTATATTGATGCAGACCTGGTGGATAAGTTCGAACAGGAAACAGGCATTAAAGTCATCTATGAAACATTTGATTCCAATGAAGCGATGATGACGAAAATTGAACAGGGCGGCACAGCCTATGATATTGCAGTTCCATCAGAATATGCGATTGAAAAAATGAAAGAGGAAAACCTGCTTTTGCCGGTTGATCATTCTAAAATTCCAAACCTGAAATATATTGATCCGCGTTTTATGGACCTGCCTTTTGATCCTGAAAATGAGTTTTCGATCCCCTATTTCTGGGGCACAGTCGGAATTCTTTATAACACCGATATTTTGGGCGATAAAAAAATCACGAGCTGGAATGACCTATGGGATCCTGAATTAAAGAACCAGATCCTGCTGATTGATGGGGCACGGGAAGTAATGGGCATGGGGCTCAACAGTCTGCATTATTCTCTGAATGACAAAAATAAAGACCATTTGATCGAAGCTAAAGAAAAACTCGATCGTCTTACTCCTAACATTAAAGCCATTGTGGGTGATGAAATCAGAATGCTGATGGAAAATGATGAAGCCGGCATTGGCGTGGTCTGGTCCGGCACGGCACAGGAACTCATGTGGGAGAAGGATAATCTTGAATATGTAGTTCCGGAAGAAGGCTCCAATTTGTGGTTTGATAATATGGTCATCCCTAAGACTGCCCAAAACCCGGAAGCGGCCCATCAGTTCATGAATTTCATCCTTGATCCGGAAAATGCAGCGCAGAATACAGAATACGTGGGGTATTCAACGCCAAATAAAGAGGCGCTGAAATATATGGACGAAGAAACAATCTCTGATGAACGTTTTTATCCGGATGAAGAAATGACAGCCCGGCTGGAGGTTTATGAGAACCTTGGAAAAAGGATGCTCGCTTATTATAATGAGCTTTTCCTTGAATTTAAAATGCATAAGAAATAGGGTACTGCCAGGATTAATATCCTGGCAGTTTTTGCATTGGAACGGTTTTAAGAAATCAGGGAATGCTAGCGCAAAGGAGGATGGAAAAATGAAGAGATTCATCAGCATATTTTTATTGATTTTTTCATTCGGAAGTATAGCAACTCCCATAAGTGCTGCCTATCAAAAACCTGAATTGGCCATTGTCATTGACGATCTTGGGAACAATATGAAGGGAACAAAAGAAATGATGGAACTGCCGGTGACCTTGACGGCTGCCATAATGCCCTTTATGCCAACGACAAAAGAAGATGCAGAACTGGCTAATAAAAATGGGCATGAAGTAATCGTTCATATGCCGATGGAGCCGAAAAGAGGAAAACGGAGCTGGCTTGGGCCGGGTGCAATCACAACAGATTTAACCGATGAGGAAATCCGCAGCAGAGTAGAGAGCGCCATTAAAGAAGTGCCCCATGCGGTCGGCATGAATCATCATATGGGTTCAAGAGCCACTGAAAATGAACGGGTCATGAGGGTTGTCCTTGAAGTATGTAAAGAACACGGTTTATTTTATCTCGACAGCAAAACAACCGGAAAAAGCGTTGTCGGCAAGCTGGCAGATGAAATTGGAGTCCCTTATGTCGAAAACAATATTTTCTTCGATGATATTTACACGACAGCACATATCACAAAACAGGCAGACAGACTTGCTGAAAAACTTGTGAAAAACGAACGCATCATCGCAATCGGCCATGTCGGCATCACAGGTACAAAGATGGTTAGTGTGCTAAAAGAGTATATACCTGTATATAAAGAGAAAGCCCAAATTGTTCCGCTGTCAGAATTGATTCCAGGCTACGAACTTATTGACGATGGACCATAAAGTGAAACTTCAATCTGTGGGGGTCTTACTGCCCGTTAGGCTGCGATAAAAAAAATAAAAGCTGCAAGCCATGAACGGTTTGCAGCTTTAATGGTGTGTGAAAGTGGTCTAATGGTGGTATAGGTACTGTCACCTATACAGGTGGCCGCCCACATTCCGGTCTGGTTAGTCCCGCAACGATGGCGTTTAGAAGAGGTGGGCGGCCGTGGATATAGTATATGCAAAGATGGTGAAAGGATGCAAATACTGCTGATGAAAAATAATGGCTTTTGAAAAACTTTCAGGATTAAAATATCAATCCATTGCAAAACATAACAATGTCAGTATTTCAGCAAGTAAGGCATATTCATGCCTTTAAAGGGGTATGTAAGGAATAAATCAAAAGGAAGGGGTGACCTGTATGCTTTGGACCTTAGCAGGTATTCTGCTTGTATTATGGATTCTCGGATTAATATTTAAAGTAGCTGGAGGCATTATTCATATTCTGCTGGTAATAGCAGCGATCATCATTGTGGTTAACTTTATTAGAGGAAGAGCATCCGGCAGGGGATAGCAGGAAAAGCCTTCATAAAACATGGAGGCTTTTCAAAATGAGTTTACATAATATTATTATATAAAACTAATAAAAGACCAAATAATACCGGCCCCCTGAAAAGTGGCCGGTTCCGATCAAGCTATAACCAATTCTGCCTTCAATTCTCCAGCAATCTCCTGTACTTCACTGCCTTCCAATGTTTCTTTCTCCAGAAGGGCTTCTACCAATTTCTCAAATTGAGGCTGATGATTTGCGATAATCAATTCGCATCTTTCTAATGCTTTTTGGAATAGATCCTGCATTTTAGCTTCTTTTTGTCCTTTGTTGAAGGTAAGCTCGAAGCCGTTATCAAGTAAACCGGTATCAACCATTTGCTCTATGATATGCTTCGCTTGTTTAACATCACCGCTTACCCCAATGCTGTGCTCGCCAAGAATCATTCTTTCTGATACTCCGCCAGCGAGAATCATCGCAACCTGGTCAAGCAATTCACTTGTTGTCGATAAGTGAAGTTCTTTTTGAATAGGAGCTACATATCCAAGTGCTTCGCCACGCGGAATGATGGTTGCTTTCCGGACAGAACCCGGTTTTGTTAAGGCAGCCACTAATGCATGGCCAGCTTCATGAATGGCAACCCGCTGCTTCGTCCCGGCATCCTGTAAAGCACGGGTGGTGGTTCCCAAAATAGTGCGGTCCAGCGCATAATCCAAATCTTCTTTTGAGATAATTTCCTGGCCGTTGCGGACAGCTCTGCGGCTTGCCGTTTCGAAAAGGGAATGGAGGTCTGCTCCTGAAAAACCGGAAGTGCTTTCTGCCAGATCGCCAAGAGTTGTCATAACATCTTCAGCCAGTAACTTATTTCGTGTATGAATATTTATTATCTCTCTTCGGCCCCTTGTATCTGGAAGAGGGACGTTGAAGGAGAAGTCAATCCGTCCAGGACGCAGGAATGCTTCGTCGAGCATATCCTTCCGGTTGGTGGCGGCAATAAATAATATTCCATCATTGGAATGTCCGCCGTCCAGCTGGACCAGAAGTTCAGTTAACGTTTTTTCGCTTTCTTCTCCGCCATGCTGCTTTCTTCGTCCTGCAAGTGCATCCACTTCGTCAATAAAGACGACAGCAGGAGCATGCTTTCTGGCATTCTGGAAAAGGTTTCTGACACGGGATGCACCAACGCCAACGAATAATTCATTAAACCCGGAACCGCTAGTAGAAAAGAAAGTTGCTCCCAGTTCCTTGGCGATTGCCTGAGCCAGCAATGTTTTTCCCGTTCCGGGAGGTCCGTATAAAAGAATACCCTTCGGCGGCTTGATCCCCATTTTTAAGGAGCGCTCAGGTTCCTTTAAAATGGAAAGAGTCTGCATGATTTCCTCTTTCATTTCCTCCTGAATCCCGCCAACATCTTCAAGTGAAATGGAAGGAAGGGCTTTAGGCTTCGAGACACTTTGCTTCATTGTATTTGTTGCACCCATTCCGCCTTTTCCTGACTTAAACAGGTAAATTCCAATGGCTATGAACAGAAGGAGTATACCGCCGAGAATCCAGGGGGTATAAGGTCCTGTGGCTGCGAACGTATATTGTATATTATAGGTTTCTACTAATTTATCAACCATATCGCTGTTGGGAGGCACATGGGAGATGTACTCGCCATCAGGAGCTGTGATTAGAAGTTTCCCATTTTTATATTCCTGTACTGCAACAGTCTTTCCATCCTGGGAGGCTATAATTTTTTCCACAGAAGAAAACGGGACTGTCACATCCTTTTTTCCTGCTTGTACGGTCCAAATAACCGCCGCCAAAATCACCGTGACTACCAATGCAATAGAAATTATCGTCGAAGGCTTCTTGAGACGTGATTTCAACTAATTCCCTCCTCATTGAACATACCTACATTATAAGGAATTAAAATTGTTAATAAAAGGGTTTAACTCTTTTTAAACGTTGTAAATTATGGAAAAATAATTTTTTTTACTAGAATGTGTGCTACAACAGCGTTCAGATGCTATTAATTTGTGAAAAAATTGTGACAGGCACGGAGGATACCCGTTAGATACATTTAAAAACTTTTCACCAGGAACCCTTTTCACTTTTACCTATTTCATATATACTAAAAGCGGATAATTTAATAACGTGCCACAAGGGGAGCATATCGCTGAGAGTGAACAGTCCGCTGTTCTGACCCTTTGAACCTGTTAGTTAATGCTAGCGCAGGAATGTGGAATAATAAAAGGCAGATGTACTTTTCTGCCTGCTTGTTCTCCCTTGGGGTATCGTCATACGATTAAAGGGGGATTTTTTTATGAAAAAATTAAGCTTAACCGCGATGATAGAGGCTTCATTTTTTGCAGCCTTTGCTATCATTCTTGATTTTCTGCCATCCATCAAGCTGTCGCCATCCATCTCCATATCTGCCGCGATGATTCCGATTTTCATACTGGCTTTCAGGCGGGGCTTTAAGGTCAGCTTCATTGCTGGCCTCTTATGGGGGATTTTGCAGATTGCCATGGGGGATGCCTGGATTGCTACTCCGCTTCAGGCATTTATTGAGTATTTTGTGGCATTTGCCTGTATCGGTTTTGCCGGTTTGTTTTACCGCGTCATCCAAAATCAGCTGCGGGCAGGCAACAAGAAGAAGGCATTGGCATGGGTTGTCTTAGCCGTATTTGCCGGAAGCCTTGCCCGGTATTTCTGGCATTTCATAGCAGGTGTACTGTTCTTCGGAAGCTATGCGCCAAAAGGGATGTCACCGGTCCTTTTTTCCTTCCTGGCAAACGGGGCAACCATGCTTGGAGGGGCAATTCTCTGCTCGATCCTGGCCGTGTTAATTATTTCATCGGCACCTAGAATAATCATTCAAAAATCGGATCAAGGTCTTCAAACTCACAAGAATGCTTCCTGATAGAGCTGCCTCTTTGATATTTCAAAGAGGTTTTTTTATATTTTAGGAAATTGCTCCTGAAAAATGGGTATATTACTCAAAAAGGGGAGTGAAGACTTTGACCAATACATTGCAGGGAAACATTATCACAGGTGTATTTGATGCTGAAACCAGTGCCTTTGAAATCCAGAAAGTAAAAAGTTTCAGTACCCAGTCAGTCCTCAGCAAAAATCAGTGTGAAACTCTGTATAACTATCTATCACTTCATGAAGAGGATGAGGGAGGACAAATCATTACACTGTACGATCAAATGCCGCTCATGCTGACCCGGCAGGAAATATGCAGTCTGAAGAAAGATTTGGAGTACATTAAAAAGCTATATCAGTAGAAAAACGCTTTGCAGCTTGCAGAGCTTTTTTTTGACGAAAATAATTTTGACAAACTTGTGACAAAAAGTTTGACAAATTTGTGAACATAGTTAGAATATTAAGTATAAGGAGATGGGAGAATGACACTTCAACAGCAGCGCGTCTTGCATTTTTTTAGGAATATTACAGCTGCAGGCATTATATTAGGTTTTATTGTTTTTATTTCAAGCTTTTTTGTAAGCGGTATCACAGGAGAGTATGTGTTATCCATCGGCTTAAGCATTATGGTTTCTTCCATGCTGCTTTTCGGATTCGGATTTTTTATCAATGTAATGGAAGAAATGACAAAGGGAAGCAAGGGTATAAGACAATACAAATAAAACCGGCCTCCAGAGGGGGACCGGTTTTTTTGTACTTAATGAGCAGCGTGACCAGAGGTTAATACCCAAATGGACCCCACTACAATAACAATTACCATAAATACGGCATAAATCATATTCACTAAGTTCGTCTTGCCGTCTTCACCTTCTCTTAAGTGCATGAACATGAACAGCTGCATGCCTGCCTGAACGACAGCCAGTGAGCCGATGATCCACATGATCACTTTAAAAGAAAGGTTCGTTTTTAAAGCAATTCCTGCTGCTGCAAAAGTCAGCACAAGGGAAACAACAAATCCAATGACATGGCTTATCGGGAAGCTTTTTGATTGATGATGTTCCATTTAAGCCACCAGTCCTTTCAAATACACAAATGTGAAGATAAAGATCCAGACTACATCAAGGAAGTGCCAGTAAAGGCCGATAATAAACGTCTTTCTTGCTGTAGTAGGGGTAAGGCCTCTTTTTAGAAGCTGAATGATGACCATAGTTGCCCAGCCGATTCCCAAAGTTACGTGAGCTCCGTGTGTCCCCAGTAAAACAAATAAGCTGGAAAGGAATGCACTTGTCTGCATCGTTGCACCTTCATGGGCATAATGGATGAATTCATTAATCTCCATGAAGAGGAAGCCTGCGCCTAGAGCAAGGGTAATCACCAGCCAGGTGATTAGCCCTTTAAGGTTATGCCGGCGCATTTCAAAAATGGCAATGCCCATTGTAAAGCTGCTTGTCAGAAGGAGGACTGTCTGAATCATGACATCCTTGATGACAAAGATATCTTTATGTGTTGGTCCTCCTGCAAAGCGTTCATATAAAACTCCATATACTCCGAACAGAGTGGCAAACAGGACAATTTCAGCGCCAAGGAAAACCCAGAAGCCGAGAATATTCATGCGGTCCTGCTCAGTTTGATATTCAAGCGGCAGAGACGTATCCACTTTAGCTGACATGATCGTGCACCTCTCCTTCTGTTTTTCTCCACGCGTTTTCAATTCGGTGAATTTCTTCTTTTGAAACATGGAAACCTTCGTTGTAATCGAATGAACGGATAATCAATCCTGCAAATATGCCGATACCGGCAACAGCCGCAGCGATGTGCCATTCAAACACAAGTAGGAAACCTGCGATGCCAAAGATAACACCCATATAAATCGGCAGCCATGAGTTGCTTGGCATATGAATTTCTTCAATTTCACTGTCATGCAATGTTAAGCCTTCATTCTTTTTCTTCATGTGCCAGAATGGATCAAGAGATTTCACTTCAGGCAGCTTCGCAAAGTTATAGAATTGAACAGGTGATGCAGTAGACCATTCCAGTGTTCTTGCATCCCATGGATCGCTTGAGATGTTTCTGTCCGCATAGCGGATGCTCCAGTAAATGTTATAGCAGAAAACAGCGAATCCGGCTGCGAGAACAATTGAACCAATGGCCGACAGCATGAATAAAGGTGCAAAGCCTGATTCGGCAGAGTATGTGTATGCACGTCTTACAGCTCCGTTTAATCCAAGGAAGAACATAGGCATGAATGTTACATTAAAGCCGATAACGAAAAGCCAGAAATGCCATTTTCCGAGTTTTTCATTCAGCATGAAGCCGAACATTTTTGGCCACCAGTAGTACAGGCCTGCAAATACCGCAAATACTACACCAGGAATTAATACATAGTGGAAGTGGGCAACCAGGAATAATGTATTGTGATACTGATAATCCGCTGCACCCATTGCCAGCATGACGCCTGTAACCCCGCCGATGACAAAGCAAGGAACGAATGCAAGTGCCCAAAGCATCGCAGACGTAATTTTTATGCGGCCTTTCCTCATCGTAAACAGCCAGTTGAACATCTTAACTCCAGTAGGTATGGCAATCGCCATCGTCGTGATGGAGAAGAATGAGTTAACTGCAGGTCCTGAACCCATTGTATAGAAATGGTGAACCCATACAACCATACTTAGAAGTGCAATTCCAAGGATGGAAAATACCATCGATTTATATCCAAACAATGATTTTCTTGAAAAAGTTGCAATGACTTCCGAGAAAATCCCGAAAGCAGGAAGGGCAACAATATATACCTCAGGGTGGCCCCATAGCCAGAAAAGGTTAGCCCAAAGCATATCCATGCCTCCGCCGGATACGGTAAAGAAGTGCGTTCCATATAGACGGTCAAACGTCATCAATGCCAATGCGACTGTGAAAATAGGGAAAGCCGCCACAATCAAAATGGATGTTACGAAAGTAGTCCACGTAAACATTGGCATTTTCATCAGTGTCATGCCTTTTGTTCTCATTTTCAAAATCGTGACGATAAAGTTTATACCTGTCATTAATGTACCGATACCGGCAATCTGCAGGGCAACTGCATAATAGTTATTACCGATTCCCGGACTGAATTCCTTGCCTGCAAGAGGGAAGTAGGAAGTCCATCCTGCATCAGGTGACCCTCCGATAACGAAGGAAATATTGAACAGCATAGCTCCGCTGAAGAACAGCCAGAAGCTTAGAGCGTTCAGCTGAGGGAAGGCAACATCACGCGCACCGATCTGCAGCGGAATGACAACGTTCATTAAACCAATCAAAAACGGCATTGCCATAAATAGAATCATAATCACACCGTGTGTTGTGAAAATTTCGTTGTAATGCTGGGAATTCAGGAATTCCATTTCAGGACGTGATGTCTGAGCTTTCATCAGCAACCCGTCCATCCCGCCGCGGAAAAACATCAATACGGCGGAGATGATATACATAATACCAATTTTTTTATGGTCAACTGTAGTCAGCCATTCTGTCCACAGGTATTTCCATTTTTTCAGATAGGTAATCCCTGCCACTGCACCAATCATTGTCAGCAAAATGGCAATCTGGGAACCTAGTATAAGGGGATCTCCCGTAATAAAAAACTCATCCCATTTAATGCCCATGATGGTCACCTCCATGGTTTTCTTCACTGTCATCATGGCCCTTATCTTCGCCATGACCTTCAATTACATTAGGTTTCTCATTTTTATAATTATCGTCTTCTTCGAATGTCTTGCCCTGATATCCATGGCCTCTGTAGAGTTCAGGATTTGTATATGCCTTAGAGTCAGGATCGGCATGATTCACCCATTCCAAATGAGTATTTGAATAGGTCAGCCTTCCTAGATGAGTAGGCTTCAGCAGCCCTACATATTCTTTCTCTGTCAATTTAGGCGCTGTATCCTTCACATCTTCAACCCATTGGTCAAAATCTTCCTGGGTTTGGGCAAGCACTTCAAATTTCATATCCGCATAGCCGCGGCCGTTAAAGTTCGTATTTTGACCTTCATAAGATCCAGGGTTGTCTGCAACAAGATATAATTCTGTTTCCATTTTCGGCATGGTGTACTTTTGTCCGCCAAGTGCAGGCACCCAGAAA
This region includes:
- the queE gene encoding 7-carboxy-7-deazaguanine synthase QueE, which codes for MSKIPVLEIFGPTIQGEGMVIGQKTMFVRTAGCDYSCSWCDSSFTWDGSAKDSIRQMEPDEIWKELKELGGDGFSFVTISGGNPALLKNLGELISLLKADRIKLCLETQGSRWQDWFYEIDELTLSPKPPSSGMNTDFDVLDLIVNKLQACRREDQQFSLKIVVFDDADYEYAKNVYQRYPGVPFYLQVGNDDTVTADDRNLLQRLLDKYDWLIEKTIHDSELKDVKVLPQLHTYVWGNKRGV
- a CDS encoding ABC transporter ATP-binding protein; protein product: MTDNTIIRFNSVTKRYDNDPPVLKNVSFEIERGKFYTLLGPSGCGKTTILRLIAGFTEPSEGDIYFNGKIINLVPANKRQVNTVFQDYALFPHLNVYENIAFGLKIKKMKKADIEKKVKEALRFVNLEGYENREIKEMSGGQRQRVAIARAIVNEPEVILLDEPLSALDLKLRTEMQYELRELQRNLGITFIFVTHDQEEALAMSDEIFVLNSGSIEQSGTPTDIYDEPINRFVADFIGESNIVAGTMIKDYQVQFAGKLFECVDGGFEPNEEVEIVIRPEDLAITAPDDGKLKVKVDSQLFRGVHYEISCYDSDGNEWLVHSTKKATVGDLIGLHFDPEAIHVMRHGETEEEFDKRLEAYEEGSHEN
- a CDS encoding ABC transporter permease; amino-acid sequence: MRTNSRNFYLIPYVLWIALFVVTPLLLVLYYSFFDIEGHFTFENYRKFFTPVYLKMTLSSFWYAFLITLFSLLIAYPTAYLLTKTKHKQLWLLLIILPSWINLLLKAYAFLGIFGTYGAANSFLEAMGIGGRQILFTDFSFIFVSVYIFLPFMILPIFNSLDELNPTLLDASNDLGGSSWVTFKRVIFPLTLDGVKAGCQIVFIPALSLFMLTRLIAGNRVITLGTAIEQHFLVTQDWGMGSTIAVFLIIAMVLIMVLTGRRKRGIL
- a CDS encoding ABC transporter permease; this encodes MKNNRKWPAVYLALIFIILYAPIFYLIFYSFNSGGTMYQFEGFTLDWYRELFADTRLLIIVLNTVIIALLSAAISTIIGVAGALAIAYARKRRVKNTLLSLNNVLIVSPDVIIGASFLILFTMIGLKLGFVSVLLAHIAFSVPIVVLMVLPKIEEMNTSMIYAAMDLGASRLDVLTKVILPYITPGIFAGFFMALTYSLDDFAVTFFVTGNGFTTLSVEIYSLARRGVSLNINALSALLFLFTIILVTGYYFITKRNEKPNGMGVRQ
- a CDS encoding ABC transporter substrate-binding protein — translated: MKKLIQALAAVLIVSFALLYIVSGLNSSQGYTSGNTLTIFNWGDYIDADLVDKFEQETGIKVIYETFDSNEAMMTKIEQGGTAYDIAVPSEYAIEKMKEENLLLPVDHSKIPNLKYIDPRFMDLPFDPENEFSIPYFWGTVGILYNTDILGDKKITSWNDLWDPELKNQILLIDGAREVMGMGLNSLHYSLNDKNKDHLIEAKEKLDRLTPNIKAIVGDEIRMLMENDEAGIGVVWSGTAQELMWEKDNLEYVVPEEGSNLWFDNMVIPKTAQNPEAAHQFMNFILDPENAAQNTEYVGYSTPNKEALKYMDEETISDERFYPDEEMTARLEVYENLGKRMLAYYNELFLEFKMHKK
- a CDS encoding divergent polysaccharide deacetylase family protein; the encoded protein is MKRFISIFLLIFSFGSIATPISAAYQKPELAIVIDDLGNNMKGTKEMMELPVTLTAAIMPFMPTTKEDAELANKNGHEVIVHMPMEPKRGKRSWLGPGAITTDLTDEEIRSRVESAIKEVPHAVGMNHHMGSRATENERVMRVVLEVCKEHGLFYLDSKTTGKSVVGKLADEIGVPYVENNIFFDDIYTTAHITKQADRLAEKLVKNERIIAIGHVGITGTKMVSVLKEYIPVYKEKAQIVPLSELIPGYELIDDGP
- a CDS encoding lmo0937 family membrane protein, with the translated sequence MLWTLAGILLVLWILGLIFKVAGGIIHILLVIAAIIIVVNFIRGRASGRG
- a CDS encoding AAA family ATPase yields the protein MKSRLKKPSTIISIALVVTVILAAVIWTVQAGKKDVTVPFSSVEKIIASQDGKTVAVQEYKNGKLLITAPDGEYISHVPPNSDMVDKLVETYNIQYTFAATGPYTPWILGGILLLFIAIGIYLFKSGKGGMGATNTMKQSVSKPKALPSISLEDVGGIQEEMKEEIMQTLSILKEPERSLKMGIKPPKGILLYGPPGTGKTLLAQAIAKELGATFFSTSGSGFNELFVGVGASRVRNLFQNARKHAPAVVFIDEVDALAGRRKQHGGEESEKTLTELLVQLDGGHSNDGILFIAATNRKDMLDEAFLRPGRIDFSFNVPLPDTRGRREIINIHTRNKLLAEDVMTTLGDLAESTSGFSGADLHSLFETASRRAVRNGQEIISKEDLDYALDRTILGTTTRALQDAGTKQRVAIHEAGHALVAALTKPGSVRKATIIPRGEALGYVAPIQKELHLSTTSELLDQVAMILAGGVSERMILGEHSIGVSGDVKQAKHIIEQMVDTGLLDNGFELTFNKGQKEAKMQDLFQKALERCELIIANHQPQFEKLVEALLEKETLEGSEVQEIAGELKAELVIA